The following are from one region of the Pleurodeles waltl isolate 20211129_DDA chromosome 4_1, aPleWal1.hap1.20221129, whole genome shotgun sequence genome:
- the LOC138287271 gene encoding zinc finger protein 268-like: MLARHEAQSWDADKYIPDPQTLTKRGKSYTFSESFSSASLLKHHQRTDRGEKPFNCSECGKSFSHLPTLQCQQTHTSERTFKCSECGKNFIQSADIIEHQRTHIGEKPFKCSECVKSFSRLQNLQTHQRTHTGEKPYDCNQCGSSFGRSSTLRNHQRTHTGEKPYKCSECVMCFRQLSNLQTHLRTHTGERPYPCNECGCKFSDSSNLRIHQRTHTGEKPFKCSECGSGFVDSSGLRIHQLKHTGEKPFKCSECVKSFSRLVELQRHQRTHTGEKPYSCSECGSRFSDSSNLRIHQRTHTGEKPYLCNECGSSFSESSNLRIHQRSHTGEKPFKCSECVKSFSQLSNLQTHQRTHTGEKPFKCSECAKCFSWLSKLQVHQRTHTGEKPFKCSECVKSFSQLSDLQRHQRTHTGEKPFKCSECVKRFSQLSDLQRHQRTHIGEKPFKCSECAKCFSQLSELQRHQRTHTGEKPYKCSECVKSFSQLSNLQTHLRTHTGEKPYPCNECGSRFSNFSNLRIHQRTHTGEKPFKCSECGSGFVDSSGLRIHQLTHTGEKPFKCSECVKSFSRLVELQRHQRTHTGEKPYDCSECGSCFSDSSNLRIHQRTHTGEKPFQCSECVKSFSQLSNLQTHQPRHTGEKTFKCSECAKCISWL; the protein is encoded by the coding sequence ATGTTGGCCCGTCACGAAGCACAGTCTTGGGATGCAGACAAATATATACCTGACCCACAGACACTAACCAAGAGAGGAAAATCATACACATTTAGTGAGAGCTTTAGTTCTGCATCTCTATTAAAGCACCATCAACGAACAGACAGAGGAGAAAAACCATTCAactgcagtgaatgtgggaagagctttagTCACTTACCAACCCTACAATGTCAACAAACCCACACATCAGAAAgaacattcaagtgcagtgaatgtgggaagaaCTTTATCCAGTCAGCAGACATAATAGAGCATCAACGAACACACataggggaaaagccattcaagtgcagtgaatgtgtaaaGAGCTTTAGTCGATTACAAAACCTACAAACACATCAGCGAactcacacaggggaaaaaccatatgaCTGCAATCAATGTGGAAGTAGTTTTGGTCGTTCCTCAACATTAAGgaatcatcagcgaacacacacgggagaaaaaccatacaagtgcagtgaatgtgtgatgtGCTTTCGTCAGTTATCAAACCTCCAAACACATctgcgaacacacactggggaaagacCATACCCTTGCAATGAATGTGGATGTAAGTTTAGTGATTCCTCAAATCTAaggattcatcagcgaacacacacaggggaaaaaccattcaagtgcagtgaatgtggaagtggTTTTGTTGACTCTTCAGGATTAAGGATTCATCAGCTaaaacacacaggggaaaagccatttaagtgcagtgaatgtgtgaagagctttagtcgattAGTAGAACTACAGAGacatcaacgaacacacacaggggaaaaaccatacagttGCAGTGAATGTGGGAGTCGTTTTAGTGATTCCTCAAATCTCaggattcatcagcgaacacacacaggtgaAAAACCATACCTTTGCAATGAATGTGGGAGTAGTTTTAGTGAATCCTCAAATCTCAGGATTCATCAgcgatcacacacaggggaaaaaccattcaagtgcagtgaatgtgtgaagagctttagtcaattaTCAAACCTCCAaacacatcagcgaacacacacgggggaaaaaccattcaagtgcagtgaatgtgcaaaGTGCTTTAGTTGGTTATCAAAGCTACAagttcatcagcgaacacacacaggggaaaagccatttaaatgcagtgaatgtgtgaagagctttagtcaattaTCAGACCTACAAAGACATCAAcggacacacacaggggaaaaaccattcaagtgcagtgaatgtgtgaagcgcTTTAGTCAATTATCAGACCTGCAAAGACATCAACGAACGCACATAggagaaaaaccattcaagtgcagtgaatgtgcaaaGTGCTTCAGTCAATTATCAGAGCTACAAAGACATCAACgaacacacactggagaaaaaccatacaagtgcagtgaatgtgtgaagagctttagtcaattaTCAAACCTCCAAACACATctgcgaacacacactggggaaaaaccataccctTGCAATGAATGTGGAAGTAGGTTTAGTAATTTCTCAAATCTCaggattcatcagcgaacacacacaggggaaaaaccattcaagtgcagtgaatgtggcagtGGTTTTGTTGACTCTTCAGGATTAAGGATTCATCAGCTAactcacacaggggaaaagccattcaagtgcagtgaatgtgtgaagagctttagtcgattAGTAGAACTACagagacatcagcgaacacacacaggggaaaaaccatatgaTTGCAGTGAATGTGGGAGTTGTTTTAGTGATTCCTCAAATCTCAGGATTCATCAACGAACACACACGGGGGAAAAACCATtccagtgcagtgaatgtgtgaagagctttagtcagctATCAAACCTCCAAACACATCAGCCAagacacactggggaaaaaacattcaagtgcagtgaatgtgcaaaGTGCATTAGTTGGTTATAA